From Nitrosopumilus sp. b3, the proteins below share one genomic window:
- a CDS encoding helix-turn-helix domain-containing protein, translating into MTDLFDETANYVLDLASPQRMQILFKLLEKNSTPTSLAKEIDATKQEVHRNFTRLEQSGLIEKKTDGKYTLTTFGKIVCTQVPSLVFISQNRKYFEDHYFGNIPHKFQMRCGQLANGQYIKGISKVLEQWKNVYKNSNEYIYEVLSEVPLDLIEPLVKQVKKGVKFNYIFSESAVVPKGRKALLKKLGFDKLVEKGLIERKMEKNVQTVLILNEKEACIMFPTLDGESDLTEMFYSDDLMFHEWCLDYFRYCWYGSDIFKESKLKE; encoded by the coding sequence ATGACGGATCTATTTGATGAAACTGCAAACTATGTATTGGATTTAGCAAGCCCTCAGAGAATGCAAATTTTATTCAAGTTATTAGAGAAAAATTCGACTCCCACCAGCTTGGCAAAAGAAATTGATGCTACAAAACAAGAGGTACATCGAAATTTTACCAGACTAGAACAAAGCGGTTTGATAGAAAAGAAAACTGATGGAAAGTACACATTAACAACTTTTGGTAAAATAGTATGCACACAGGTTCCATCACTAGTGTTTATTTCACAGAATAGAAAATATTTCGAGGATCATTATTTTGGAAACATCCCACACAAATTCCAAATGCGCTGCGGTCAACTTGCAAACGGTCAATACATCAAGGGAATATCAAAGGTGCTTGAACAATGGAAAAATGTCTACAAAAATTCTAACGAATACATTTACGAAGTTTTATCTGAAGTTCCACTTGATTTGATAGAACCTCTAGTAAAACAAGTCAAAAAAGGAGTGAAATTCAACTACATATTTTCAGAGTCAGCCGTAGTCCCTAAAGGACGAAAGGCATTACTGAAAAAACTCGGGTTTGACAAACTAGTTGAAAAGGGGTTAATTGAAAGAAAGATGGAAAAAAATGTTCAAACAGTCTTAATTCTAAATGAGAAAGAGGCATGCATTATGTTTCCCACACTTGATGGGGAATCAGATCTTACTGAGATGTTTTATTCAGATGACTTAATGTTTCATGAATGGTGCCTTGATTACTTTAGATATTGCTGGTATGGCTCAGATATTTTTAAAGAAAGTAAGCTCAAAGAATAG
- a CDS encoding DEAD/DEAH box helicase has translation MKFCSNCDTKLSQNFEDVGGPWICPKCNPEKVIPKRPTYGVNYSGNTKSCSKGCGAQIYWDEEFKSDSGKFIPIDSQTDEPHRCDGPTLSEPYYPDEIKKYTKQNEKKPEPKIPLPAEILFDVSQIPQSLVDNDGIVREIIQGHKEESLGIIHYENMVAPDPEKIPIDSLKDILSENILKGIEKYGFSGLLPFQEESIRSILEGKNSIISAPTGSGKTEAFSIPILQKISQEEQPGVFALFVYPLNALIDDQVSKISNLIDRCGLKSKVAVYSIHGGQSSEYKDMIISDASKKSLIIATNFDFINYHLILQDKKWNELFKNAKIIVMDEAHSYTSFHGSNVYHVLKRMKRYMGKVQFIGSSATLDNSKEFFSNMFDLPETSFSFIKSKIRRKHNMHMFFIMPRKFGQRTTMEMLASICYKNNSTQLIFSNSHNDSEFLASNVEDANDGIRIQIHRGGLDQNNRKLYESQMKAGELDALSCTPTLELGIDIGHVDVVISAFKNEYDSFVQRIGRAGRMGQKSYAICVFDPDDAACHYFARHIDDYLSQNHVIPINKKNPIISDKHTESIEIEQEASTESDKSQFFDFANSVNLRGTSGEIAIYYNSKKIGTRGVPVGYYQLHQHAIYHFNKQNYEVTSLIKSHNGARAYLKRSYEKQKRTIPIVRTSILQTSERNAIHRDVIVKSKKLSLRYGIIELSRTITGYLKGNYNESSENFETHNGTNISSWRNFNWKSKHSSVSIIVPSEFISKTKSESKSQIAADSAIHTITHVFINAAKIITKSESNDIDAYYENGIIYLYDNSSDGFNGCSKIIYDDFEKILKTCYSLLCDCDCPVDPKQKKLVAQGESWGGCPKCTFTTNYCVTKNKDLSKDRAKEFFSVFN, from the coding sequence ATGAAGTTCTGTTCTAATTGTGATACTAAACTATCCCAAAATTTTGAAGATGTTGGAGGACCATGGATTTGTCCTAAATGCAATCCTGAAAAAGTTATTCCTAAAAGACCGACTTATGGAGTAAATTATTCTGGAAATACAAAATCATGTTCAAAAGGATGTGGAGCTCAAATCTATTGGGATGAAGAGTTCAAATCAGATAGTGGAAAATTTATTCCAATTGATTCGCAAACAGATGAGCCACATAGATGTGATGGCCCCACACTCTCAGAACCTTACTATCCTGATGAAATAAAAAAATACACTAAACAGAATGAAAAAAAACCAGAGCCCAAAATACCGCTGCCTGCAGAAATCTTATTTGATGTTAGTCAAATTCCACAATCTCTTGTAGATAACGATGGAATAGTTCGAGAAATAATTCAAGGTCATAAAGAAGAATCATTGGGAATTATTCATTATGAGAATATGGTTGCACCTGATCCAGAAAAGATTCCCATAGATAGTCTGAAAGACATATTGTCTGAAAATATTCTCAAAGGAATAGAGAAATACGGTTTTTCGGGATTGCTTCCATTTCAAGAAGAATCAATTAGATCCATCCTAGAGGGGAAAAATTCAATAATTTCTGCACCCACTGGTTCTGGAAAGACTGAGGCATTTTCTATTCCTATACTACAAAAGATTTCTCAAGAGGAGCAGCCAGGTGTATTTGCATTATTTGTATATCCACTTAATGCACTAATTGATGATCAAGTATCTAAGATATCGAATCTGATTGATAGGTGCGGCTTGAAAAGTAAGGTTGCCGTTTATTCTATCCATGGAGGTCAAAGTTCTGAATACAAAGACATGATAATTTCAGATGCCAGTAAAAAATCTCTAATCATCGCAACAAACTTTGATTTTATTAATTATCATCTTATCTTGCAAGACAAAAAATGGAATGAATTATTCAAAAATGCAAAAATTATTGTGATGGATGAGGCTCACTCTTACACTAGCTTTCATGGATCAAATGTCTATCATGTATTAAAAAGAATGAAGCGGTACATGGGAAAAGTACAATTCATTGGTTCTTCAGCTACTTTGGATAACTCTAAAGAATTTTTTTCAAACATGTTTGATTTGCCAGAGACTTCGTTTTCTTTCATTAAAAGCAAGATTCGACGAAAGCACAACATGCACATGTTTTTCATTATGCCTAGAAAATTTGGGCAGAGAACTACTATGGAGATGTTGGCATCAATTTGCTACAAAAATAATTCTACACAATTAATCTTTAGCAATTCACACAATGATTCAGAATTCCTTGCATCAAATGTAGAGGATGCAAATGATGGTATCCGAATTCAAATTCATAGGGGTGGCCTTGATCAAAATAATAGAAAATTATACGAGTCTCAAATGAAAGCAGGGGAATTAGATGCATTATCTTGTACACCTACATTAGAACTTGGAATTGATATTGGCCATGTTGATGTTGTAATCTCTGCTTTCAAAAATGAGTATGATTCTTTTGTGCAACGAATCGGTCGTGCTGGTCGTATGGGTCAAAAATCATACGCCATCTGTGTCTTTGATCCTGATGATGCTGCATGTCATTACTTTGCGCGTCATATTGATGACTATCTGTCTCAAAACCATGTTATTCCAATAAACAAGAAAAATCCAATAATTTCTGATAAGCACACAGAATCAATTGAGATTGAACAGGAGGCATCCACAGAGTCTGATAAATCACAATTTTTTGATTTTGCAAATAGCGTAAATCTTAGAGGAACTTCAGGTGAGATTGCAATTTACTATAATTCTAAAAAAATTGGAACTCGTGGTGTACCTGTTGGGTATTATCAACTTCATCAACATGCAATTTATCACTTTAACAAACAAAACTATGAAGTAACTTCTTTGATAAAATCACACAATGGTGCAAGAGCATATCTGAAGAGATCTTATGAAAAACAAAAAAGAACAATCCCAATTGTGAGAACTTCCATTCTTCAGACCTCTGAGAGAAATGCAATACATAGAGACGTTATTGTAAAATCAAAAAAACTTTCATTGCGATATGGTATAATTGAGTTGAGCAGAACCATTACTGGATATCTTAAAGGGAATTATAACGAGTCATCTGAAAACTTTGAAACTCATAATGGAACAAACATTTCATCGTGGCGGAATTTTAATTGGAAGTCAAAACATTCCTCTGTAAGTATCATTGTTCCTTCAGAGTTTATTTCAAAAACAAAGTCTGAATCAAAAAGCCAGATTGCAGCAGACTCTGCCATTCATACTATAACCCATGTGTTTATCAATGCTGCAAAAATTATCACAAAATCTGAATCAAATGATATTGATGCATACTATGAAAATGGGATAATCTATCTTTATGATAATTCTTCAGATGGATTCAATGGATGCAGTAAAATAATTTATGATGATTTTGAAAAAATTCTCAAGACTTGTTATTCACTACTTTGCGATTGTGACTGTCCGGTAGATCCTAAACAGAAGAAATTGGTTGCACAGGGTGAAAGTTGGGGTGGATGCCCGAAATGTACTTTTACGACAAACTATTGTGTCACAAAAAATAAAGATTTGTCAAAAGATAGGGCAAAAGAGTTTTTTTCAGTTTTTAACTAA
- a CDS encoding response regulator: MKPTVLIIDDDPETAEIMSDLLNLRSIEVLALGYDGKEAVELYRKHSPDIVMMDYWMPEFDGLYGLQGIRKINSEAKVIIITGSPDHECSKDLFESKPSAIIQKPFDTNKLISLIDKISLGDTVKVDTKTKS, encoded by the coding sequence ATGAAACCTACGGTATTGATAATTGATGATGATCCAGAGACTGCAGAAATAATGTCGGATCTTCTTAATCTACGCTCAATTGAGGTTCTCGCATTGGGATATGATGGAAAAGAAGCAGTTGAACTTTATCGAAAACATTCCCCTGATATCGTAATGATGGATTATTGGATGCCTGAATTTGATGGCCTATATGGGCTTCAAGGAATTCGTAAAATTAATTCTGAAGCCAAAGTGATTATTATTACTGGTAGTCCTGATCATGAATGTAGCAAGGACCTCTTTGAATCAAAACCTTCAGCTATAATTCAAAAACCATTTGATACAAACAAGTTAATTTCACTAATTGACAAGATCTCACTGGGAGATACTGTAAAGGTTGATACAAAAACCAAATCTTAA
- a CDS encoding TFIIB-type zinc ribbon-containing protein, whose translation MRCGKNSMLTDDTTGEQFCSKCGYVVSEKTQESGPEWRSFQKDGGADPARTGAPSSLLMHDMGLSTVINPLNKDASGKPLSTSMKSTIERLRTWDNRSQVHEPVDRNLRQALGELTRLKDKIAISANVLEKAAYIYRKALEKKLVRGRSISAMIAASLYAACRDTATPRTLKDVADAANVKRKDIARCYRLLHYELELKMPVVDSVQCIARISSKLDITEKTKRYAIKVLKEAQEREESAGKDPMGLAASALYLSCVHNGASVTQRDIAEAAGVTEVTIRNRYKGLKASHS comes from the coding sequence ATGCGTTGTGGAAAAAATTCCATGCTAACTGATGATACTACCGGTGAACAATTTTGCTCAAAGTGTGGTTATGTGGTATCTGAAAAAACCCAGGAATCTGGTCCTGAATGGAGATCGTTCCAAAAAGATGGTGGTGCAGATCCTGCAAGAACTGGAGCTCCCTCATCACTTCTAATGCATGATATGGGATTATCTACAGTTATCAATCCATTAAACAAGGATGCATCAGGAAAACCACTTTCAACATCAATGAAGAGTACCATTGAGAGACTTAGAACTTGGGATAACAGAAGTCAAGTTCATGAACCTGTTGATAGAAACTTGAGGCAAGCACTTGGTGAATTAACTAGATTAAAAGACAAGATTGCAATTTCTGCAAATGTTCTTGAAAAAGCAGCTTACATTTACAGAAAAGCTTTGGAGAAAAAACTTGTTCGAGGAAGATCAATTTCTGCAATGATTGCAGCATCACTTTATGCTGCATGCAGAGACACTGCAACACCTAGAACTCTAAAAGATGTTGCAGATGCGGCAAATGTAAAAAGAAAAGATATTGCAAGATGTTATAGACTGTTACACTATGAATTAGAACTAAAGATGCCAGTTGTTGATTCTGTTCAATGTATTGCTCGAATTTCAAGTAAGCTCGACATTACAGAAAAAACAAAACGATATGCAATCAAAGTGCTCAAGGAAGCACAAGAGCGTGAAGAATCCGCAGGAAAAGATCCAATGGGTCTTGCAGCATCTGCCTTATACTTGTCATGTGTACATAATGGTGCATCTGTCACTCAAAGAGATATTGCCGAAGCTGCAGGTGTAACAGAGGTAACTATTAGAAATCGATACAAAGGATTGAAGGCTAGTCATTCGTAA
- a CDS encoding prohibitin family protein, with protein sequence MSKYQSPKVNVNMSAAKGIGIAIVLLIIIGVVASASVKIVDSGNRGVLLHWNAVDLTQPPLQEGLHFVVPFQDEVVNIEVRTLKYANDARSASRDLQTVETTVTVNYHPDKEQVHRLYKNLGLDYENRVIQPAIEETVKQVTANYNAEELITKRPLVKADIEASIRERLNQFNVVTEVISITDFEFSPLFAQAIESKVEAEQNALRAENDLRRIEVEARQREANAIGLANANIAEAKGEAEAIAIINKALSENPNYLEWLKTQAWDGKLPLVVGEGGTPFISIPVNP encoded by the coding sequence TTGTCAAAGTATCAGTCACCTAAGGTAAACGTGAATATGAGTGCTGCAAAAGGAATTGGAATTGCCATAGTTCTTTTAATAATTATAGGAGTTGTAGCATCAGCTTCTGTTAAAATTGTAGATTCTGGAAATAGAGGAGTTCTATTACATTGGAATGCAGTTGATTTAACCCAACCACCGCTTCAGGAAGGATTGCATTTTGTAGTTCCATTTCAAGACGAGGTTGTAAATATTGAAGTTCGTACACTAAAGTATGCAAATGATGCACGTAGCGCATCAAGGGATCTGCAAACAGTAGAGACCACAGTTACAGTAAACTATCACCCAGATAAAGAGCAAGTACACAGACTATACAAGAATTTAGGATTAGATTATGAAAATAGAGTTATTCAACCAGCAATTGAAGAAACAGTAAAACAGGTAACTGCAAATTATAATGCTGAAGAACTCATTACAAAAAGACCACTAGTCAAAGCAGATATTGAGGCTTCAATCAGAGAAAGATTGAATCAATTTAACGTTGTAACTGAAGTAATTTCAATTACGGATTTTGAATTTTCACCATTGTTTGCACAAGCAATCGAATCTAAAGTAGAGGCTGAACAAAATGCACTAAGGGCAGAAAATGACTTGAGAAGAATCGAAGTTGAAGCAAGACAGAGAGAAGCCAACGCTATCGGTCTTGCAAATGCAAACATTGCAGAGGCAAAAGGTGAAGCTGAAGCGATAGCAATCATCAACAAAGCCTTATCTGAAAATCCAAATTATTTAGAGTGGTTAAAGACTCAAGCATGGGATGGTAAACTACCACTTGTAGTAGGAGAGGGTGGAACACCATTCATTTCCATACCAGTAAACCCTTAG
- a CDS encoding methyltransferase domain-containing protein, translating to MLESTLKFLSCVRCGYKLELDAFEIKKEVEEGILECKKCNLKFPIIGKIPILWDDFGNYLSSRKLLSGKLYQLSINKKMKSFLKKAMSKTVFTDDRTALENRWSKIYQNSRHSKFYSIIKNHLDSLPRSDFVLEHGCSIGITAFSLADTHKMVFGIDRSFSALQIAKKSYRDNLDYVVADSLSSVFAKSKFNLVIALNILELVEPVDFLKHVSKQMTSGYFVISDPYDFDRGINSVKTPLDESQLRTYLQKFGFQITSKTKNPSYIPWNLKLNSRATLNYKVDLIIGKK from the coding sequence ATGCTAGAATCTACTCTGAAATTCTTGAGCTGTGTTAGATGTGGATATAAACTTGAATTAGATGCTTTTGAAATTAAAAAAGAAGTTGAAGAAGGAATTTTAGAATGCAAAAAATGCAATCTCAAATTTCCAATAATTGGAAAAATTCCAATTCTTTGGGATGACTTTGGAAATTATCTGTCATCACGTAAGCTTCTAAGTGGTAAACTCTATCAGTTGTCAATTAATAAAAAAATGAAAAGTTTTTTGAAGAAAGCGATGTCAAAAACTGTTTTTACAGATGATAGAACTGCACTTGAAAATAGATGGTCTAAAATATATCAAAACAGCAGACATTCAAAATTTTACTCTATAATTAAAAATCATCTTGATTCATTGCCCAGATCTGATTTTGTATTAGAACATGGTTGCTCTATTGGAATTACTGCCTTTTCTTTGGCAGATACTCACAAAATGGTCTTTGGAATTGATAGATCATTTAGTGCATTACAAATTGCCAAAAAGTCTTACAGAGATAATCTTGATTATGTTGTAGCTGATTCACTATCTTCTGTATTTGCTAAATCGAAATTTAACCTTGTAATAGCATTAAATATTTTGGAATTAGTTGAACCTGTAGATTTTCTAAAACACGTATCAAAACAAATGACTTCTGGATATTTTGTAATCTCAGACCCATATGATTTTGATAGAGGCATAAATTCTGTCAAAACACCACTTGATGAATCTCAACTACGCACATATCTTCAGAAATTTGGATTCCAAATTACATCCAAGACAAAAAACCCTTCTTACATTCCATGGAATCTGAAACTCAATTCGCGTGCAACTCTAAACTATAAAGTGGATTTGATTATTGGTAAGAAATAA